One window from the genome of Oryza glaberrima chromosome 3, OglaRS2, whole genome shotgun sequence encodes:
- the LOC127766077 gene encoding pescadillo homolog — protein MPKHYRPAGKKKEGNAAKYITRTKAVKYLQISLATFRKLCILKGVFPRDPKKKVEGNHKTYYHMKDIAFLAHDPLIEKFREIKVHRKKVKKAFAKKNKDLADRLLNRPPTYKLDRLILERYPTFVDALRDLDDCLTMVHLFAALPAVEGERVQVQRIHNCRRLSHEWQAYISRTHSLRKTFISVKGIYYQAEVQGQKITWLTPHALQQVLTDDVDFNVMLTFLEFYETLLGFINFKLYHSINVNYPPVLDPRLEALASELYALCRYMSSGRVPGNSEPAGLIEDKKDEDNKESSKTDESELRLAQLQHQLPTNEPGALMHLVQESTAADADDADAKECRSLFKNLKFYLSREVPRESLLFIIPAFGGTVSWEGEGAPFDETDEDITHQIVDRPTQSHVFLSREYVQPQWIYDCVNARIILPTEGYIVGRVPPPHLSPFVDNDAEGYIPEYAETIKRLQAAAQSQVLPLPSLGDEDMENSLVEAIIDRSESNEIADKKRKLEMLEKQYHDELRMEYEGKTFSNRTADNQPDVVDKSDTKEADDHMEDSHKQAEKDAADISKTLMSRKQRGLLQAIEINQERKKDKVNLLKKRKKNADSSASAKGR, from the exons atgccgaaGCACTACCGGCCTGCG GGCAAGAAGAAGGAGGGGAACGCGGCGAAGTACATCACCAGGACCAAGGCGGTGAAGTACCTGCAGATTAGCCTCGCAACCTTCAG GAAGCTATGCATTCTCAAGGGCGTCTTTCCCCGGGATCCAAAGAAGAAGGTGGAAGGGAACCACAAGACCTACTACCACATGAAGGATATTGCCTTCCTGGCCCATGATCCCTTGATTGAGAAGTTTAG AGAAATCAAGGTCCACAGGAAGAAGGTCAAAAAGGCGTTTGCTAAGAAAAATAAAGATCTTGCAGACAGATTATTGAACCGACCACCAACTTACAAACTTGACAGGCTTATTCTTGAAAG atatccaacttttgttgatGCTCTTCGTGACTTGGATGATTGCCTAACAATGGTGCATCTTTTTGCTGCGTTGCCTGCTGTTGAAGGTGAACGTGTGCAAGTTCAGCGGATTCATAATTGCCGCAG GTTGAGCCATGAATGGCAAGCATATATATCTCGAACTCATTCCCTGCGAAAGACATTTATATCCGTCAAGGGCATATATTATCAA GCTGAAGTTCAAGGTCAAAAGATCACCTGGCTAACTCCACATGCTCTTCAGCAAGTTTTAACTGATGACGTTGACTTCAATGTGATGCTTACCTTTTTGGAATTCTATGAG ACACTTCTGGGATTTATAAACTTCAAGCTTTACCATTCGATAAATGTAAATTATCCTCCTGTTCTGGATCCTCGTTTGGAAGCTTTAGCTTCTG AGCTCTATGCGTTGTGCCGGTACATGTCTTCTGGAAGAGTACCTGGAAATTCAGAACCTGCTGGACTAATTGAAGACAAAAAGGATGAAGACAATAAAGAGAGCTCAAAAACAGATGAGTCTGAACTCAGATTGGCACAACTTCAACACCAGCTCCCAACTAATGAACCTGGAGCGCTGATGCATCTTGTACAAGAATCTACTGCTGCTGATGCAGACGACGCTGATGCCAAAGAATGCAGGAGTTTATTCAAAAACCTGAAGTTCTACCTAAGTCGTGAG GTGCCTAGGGAATCTCTCTTATTTATCATTCCAGCATTTGGTGGTACCGTTTCATGGGAAGGAGAAGGAGCTCCTTTTGATGAGACAGATGAAGACATCACTCATCAG ATTGTTGATAGACCGACCCAAAGCCACGTTTTCCTCTCTAGGGAGTATGTTCAACCACAGTGGATATATGATTGCGTGAATGCTCGCATCATATTGCCGACAGAAGGTTATATTGTCGGGAG GGTGCCTCCACCACATTTATCTCCCTTTGTGGACAATGATGCAGAGGGTTACATTCCTGAGTATGCAGAGACCATTAAGAGGCTGCAAGCTGCTGCTCAAAGCCAGGTGTTACCTCTGCCAAGTTTAGGCGACGAAGATATGGAAAATTCACTGGTAGAGGCAATTATTGATCGATCAGAGTCTAATGAAATTGCTGACAAGAAGAGGAAG TTGGAGATGCTAGAGAAGCAGTACCACGATGAGCTGAGGATGGAATACGAAGGAAAGACCTTCTCAAATAGGACGGCAGATAACCAACCAGATGTTGTGGACAAAAGTGATACTAAAGAAGCTGACGATCATATGGAGGACTCTCATAAACAAGCCGAGAAGGATGCTGCTGACATTTCCAAGACCCTTATGTCTCGCAAGCAGAGAGGCCTTCTTCAAGCAATTGAG ATTAACcaggaaaggaaaaaggacAAGGTGAACTTgctgaagaaaaggaaaaagaatgcTGATTCCAGTGCTTCGGCCAAAGGTCGCTGA
- the LOC127766078 gene encoding adenylosuccinate synthetase 2, chloroplastic, whose translation MPFSPPCLDPAAAAAASLSFLPAAAARPPAPCAVAPRSRRALRVAASVATAPESAAAQGRLESLSQVAGVLGTQWGDEGKGKLVDILAQRFNIVARCQGGANAGHTIYNSEGKKFSLHLVPSGILNEKTMCVVGNGAVVHLPGFFKEIDGLESNGISCEGRILVSDRAHLLFDFHQTVDGLREVELGNSLIGTTKRGIGPCYSNKVIRNGLRVSDLRHMDTFGAKLNTLLRDAALRFEGFEYSTKTLKEEVEKYEKFAERLGPYITDTVHFMNQSILQNKKILVEGGQATMLDIDFGTYPFVTSSSPSAGGICTGLGIAPRSIGDLIGVVKAYTTRVGSGPFPTELLGKTGDLLRASGMEFGTTTGRPRRCGWLDIVALKYCCQINGFSSLNLTKLDVLTGLKEVKLGIAYCTEDGKEIESFPADLDLLEKIKVKYEVLPGWEDDISSVRNYSDLPETARLYVERIEELVGIPVHYIGVGPGRDALIYK comes from the exons atgccATTCTCCCCTCCGTGCCtggaccccgccgccgccgccgccgcctccctctccttcctccccgccgccgccgcgaggccacCGGCGCCATGCGCGGTGGCGCCGCGCTCGCGCCGGGCGCTGAGGGTGGCGGCATCCGTGGCCACGGCCCCGGAGTCGGCGGCCGCGCAGGGGCGGCTGGAGTCGCTGAGCCAGGTGGCCGGGGTGCTGGGCACGCAGTGGGGCGACGAGGGGAAGGGAAAGCTCGTCGACATCCTCGCGCAGCGCTTCAACATCGTCGCACGCTGCCAG GGTGGAGCTAATGCTGGGCATACTATATATAATTCAGAGGGAAAGAAGTTTTCATTACATCTTGTTCCATCAGGTATCCTCAATGAGAAGACAATGTGTGTAGTTGGTAATGGAGCAGTAGTTCATCTTCCTGGGTTCTTCAAAGAAATTGATGGGTTAGAATCAAATGGAATTTCCTGTGAAGGAAGAATTTTAGTATCAGATCGTGCCCATCTTTTGTTTGACTTTCATCAAACTGTTGACGGGCTCAGAGAGGTAGAGCTTGGAAATTCCCTTATAGGAACAACAAAGAGGGGAATTGGGCCATGCTATTCAAACAAAGTTATAAGGAATGGACTTAGAGTCAGTGATCTGCGGCATATGGATACATTTGGTGCTAAACTCAATACCTTGCTGAGAGATGCAGCTCTGCGCTTTGAAGGATTTGAGTACAGTACCAAGACCCTTAAAGAGGAGGTTGAGAAGTACGAAAAGTTTGCCGAGCGTCTAGGACCTTATATTACTGATACTGTGCACTTCATGAATCAATCAATCTTGCAGAATAAGAAAATATTGGTTGAAGGTGGTCAAGCCACCATGTTAGACATTGACTTTGGTACTTACCCATTTGTTACTTCCTCGAGTCCCTCAGCTGGTGGTATTTGCACTGGCCTTGGTATTGCTCCTAGAAGTATCGGTGATCTCATTGGAGTG GTAAAAGCTTACACAACCAGGGTAGGTTCTGGCCCATTCCCAACAGAGCTGTTGGGTAAGACTGGTGATTTGCTCCGCGCTTCTGGAATGGAGTTTGGGACAACGACAGGTCGACCGAGGCGCTGTGGCTGGCTTGATATAGTTGCACTCAAGTACTGCTGCCAAATAAACGGTTTCTCATCTTTAAATCTGACCAAACTCGACGTGTTAACTGGCCTCAAGGAAGTAAAGCTGGGAATTGCATATTGTACTGAAGATGGTAAAGAAATTGAATCATTCCCTGCAGACCTTGATCTTCTGGAGAAAATTAAG GTCAAATATGAGGTTCTACCTGGGTGGGAGGACGACATTTCCTCTGTACGAAACTACAGCGATCTCCCAGAGACTGCTCGTTTGTACGTGGAGAGGATAGAAGAGCTGGTTGGTATCCCAGTCCATTACATCGGCGTAGGACCAGGGCGTGATGCTCTCATATACAAATAG
- the LOC127766080 gene encoding N-terminal acetyltransferase B complex catalytic subunit NAA20 yields MTTIRRFCCDDLLRFSSVNLDHLTETFNMSFYMTYMARWPDYFHAAVSPGDRVMGYIMGKVEGQGESWHGHVTAVSVATEFRRQKLAKKLMNLLEEISDKMDKAYFVDLFVRASNMPAIRMYEKLGYVVYRRVLRYYSGEEDGLDMRKALSQDVEKKSIIPLKRPITPDELEYD; encoded by the exons ATGACGACCATCCGCCGGTTCTGCTGCGACGACCTCCTCCGCTTCTCCTCCGTCAACCTCGACCACCTCACCGAGACC TTCAACATGTCCTTCTACATGACGTACATGGCTCGCTGGCCCGACTACTTCCACGCCGCCGTCAGCCCCGGGGACCGCGTCATGGGATACA TCATGGGTAAGGTTGAAGGACAAGGTGAATCTTGGCATGGACATGTTACAGCAGTGTCTGTTGCCACAGAATTTCGGAGGCAGAAGCTAGCCAAAAAACTTATGAACCTTTTGGAGGAAATCAGTGACAAGAT GGATAAGGCCTACTTTGTGGATCTCTTCGTAAGAGCATCTAACATGCCAGCAATAAGGATGTATGAAAAG CTTGGCTATGTGGTTTATCGAAGGGTGCTCCGCTATTACTCAGGGGAAGAAGATGGCCTTG ATATGAGGAAAGCTTTGTCACAAGACGTTGAAAAGAAGTCCATCATACCACTGAAGAGACCAATAACACCGGATGAACTTGAATATGATTGA
- the LOC127766498 gene encoding F-box protein At1g55000: MEGGSNDFPGDLLRAVLQRLPPPDLARAACVCRLWRGVASDRAVLEAAFASPWGVRRVVGEPETRAFWRAASLARFALSHTVRRGDTVPGIALKYSIQVTDIKRFNNMMSDHGIYSRERLLIPISNPEILQGSTCYIEMDYNARREVAVFYPQGRPSGKAESSTNTAAAERRSRRILESVKRSLHTDDGTAAYYLSVTDGDPRAAMMEYSEDLRWERQQTGH; this comes from the exons ATGGAGGGGGGGAGCAACGACTTCCCGGGGGACCTCCTGCGCGCGGTCCTGCagaggctgccgccgcccgacctcgcGAGGGCGGCGTGCGTCTGCCGGCTGTGGCGCGGGGTCGCCTCCGACCGCGCCGTGCTGGAGGCCGCCTTCGCGTCGCCCTGGGGGGtgcgccgcgtcgtcggcgaGCCGGAGACGAGGGCCTTCTGGCGCGCCGCGTCCCTCGCCCGGTTCGCGCTCTCGCACACCGTCCGCCGCGGGGACACCGTCCCCGGCATCGCGCTCAAGTACTCCATCCAG GTGACCGATATAAAACGTTTCAACAACATGATGAGCGACCATGGGATCTACTCGAGGGAGAGGCTTCTGATACCGATCAGCAATCCTGAAATTCTTCAGGGTAGCACATGCTACATTGAGATGGATTATAACGCTAGAAGAGAGGTTGCAGTCTTTTATCCCCAGGGACGCCCTAGTGGAAAAGCAGAATCCTCGACAAACACTGCTGCTGCAGAACGACGAAGCAGAAGGATTTTGGAGTCAGTCAAGCGAAGCTTGCATACCGATGACGGAACCGCTGCGTACTACTTATCTGTCACAGACGGTGATCCAAGGGCAGCCATGATGGAGTACTCTGAGGACCTAAGGTGGGAGCGGCAACAAACAGGCCACTAG
- the LOC127766496 gene encoding linoleate 9S-lipoxygenase 1, translated as MLGGLKDKLTGKNGNKIKGLAVLMSRKLLDPRDFTASLLDNVHEVFGNSITCQLVSATVADQNNEGRGIVGSEANLEQGLTNLPSVSQGESKLTVRFNWEMDKHGVPGAIIIKNHHSTKFFLKTITLHDVPGCDTIVFVANSWIYPVGKYHYNRIFFANNSYLPSQMPEALRPYREDELRYLRGEDRQGPYQEHDRIYRYDVYNDLGEPDRDNPRPVLGGSQKHPYPRRGRTGRIPTKKDPNSESRLSLLEQIYVPSDERFAHLKMSDFAGYSIKAIVQGILPAIRTYVDLTPGEFDSFEDILKLYRGGLKLPSIPALEELRKSFPVQLIKDLLPVGGSYLLKFPKPDIIKENEVAWRTDEEFAREILAGLNPMVIRRLTEFPPKSTLDPSKYGDQTSTITPAHIEKNLEGLSVQQALDSNRLYILDHHDHFMPFLIDINSLDGIFTYATRTLLFLRDDDTLKPLAIELSLPHIEGNLTTAKSKVHTPASSGIESWVWQLAKAYVAVNDSGWHQLISHWLNTHAVMEPFVIATNRQLSVTHPVYKLLQPHYRDTMTINALARQTLINGGGIFEQTVFPGKHALAMSSAVYKNWNFTEQGLPDDLIKRGIAIKDPSSPSKVKLLIKDYPYATDGLAIWQAIEQWVTEYCAIYYPNDGVLQGDVELQAWWKEVREVGHGDLKDADWWPKMQSLPELTKACTTIIWIASALHAAVNFGQYPYAGYLPNRPTISRRPMPEPGSKEYTELDENPEKFFIRTITSQFQTILGVSLIEILSKHSTDEIYLGQRDTPEWTSDPKALEAFKRFSRQLVEIESKVLNMNKDPLLKNRVGPANFPYTLMFPNTSDNKGAAEGITARGIPNSISI; from the exons ATGCTGGGAGGGCTCAAGGACAAGCTGACAGGGAAAAATGGAAATAAGATCAAAGGCTTGGCTGTGCTGATGAGCCGAAAATTACTGGATCCAAGGGACTTCACTGCCTCGCTCCTCGACAACGTCCATGAGGTCTTTGGAAACAGCATCACCTGCCAGCTTGTCAGCGCCACTGTTGCCGACCAAA ACAATGAGGGCAGGGGGATAGTTGGATCAGAGGCGAATCTGGAGCAGGGGTTGACAAATTTACCATCGGTATCACAAGGGGAGTCCAAGCTCACAGTGAGGTTCAACTGGGAGATGGACAAGCATGGTGTGCCAGGGGCCATCATCATCAAGAACCACCACAGTACCAAGTTCTTCCTCAAGACCATCACCCTCCATGATGTCCCTGGCTGTGACACTATTGTGtttgttgccaactcctggaTCTACCCTGTTGGAAAGTACCACTACAATCGTATCTTCTTTGCAAACAAT TCTTACCTTCCCAGCCAAATGCCAGAAGCACTGAGGCCATaccgtgaagacgagctgaggTACCTCAGAGGGGAGGACAGGCAAGGGCCGTATCAAGAGCATGACCGCATCTACCGGTACGATGTTTACAATGACCTCGGTGAACCAGACAGGGACAACCCACGCCCTGTCCTAGGTGGCTCGCAGAAGCACCCCTACCCGCGTCGTGGCCGTACTGGCCGAATTCCGACCAAAAAAG ACCCAAACTCGGAGAGCAGATTATCACTGCTGGAACAAATTTACGTGCCAAGCGATGAGCGCTTCGCGCACCTCAAGATGTCAGACTTTGCTGGGTACTCGATCAAGGCAATTGTTCAGGGCATCTTGCCTGCCATTCGCACATATGTTGATCTCACACCTGGTGAATTTGACTCGTTCGAGGACATCTTGAAGCTCTACAGGGGAGGCCTGAAGCTTCCCAGCATCCCAGCACTAGAGGAGCTGCGCAAGAGCTTCCCTGTCCAACTTATCAAGGACCTGCTTCCGGTTGGAGGCAGCTACCTGCTCAAGTTCCCCAAACCTGATATCATCAAAG AGAATGAGGTTGCTTGGAGGACAGATGAGGAATTTGCACGAGAGATTCTTGCTGGTCTGAATCCCATGGTCATCAGGCGTCTCACG GAATTCCCACCAAAAAGTACTCTTGATCCTAGCAAGTACGGTGACCAGACTAGCACAATCACCCCAGCTCACATTGAGAAGAACCTCGAAGGCCTCAGCGTGCAACAG GCACTGGATAGCAACAGGCTCTACATTCTGGATCATCATGATCATTTCATGCCATTCCTCATTGACATTAACAGCCTTGATGGTATCTTCACCTATGCCACAAGGACCCTGTTGTTCTTACGTGATGATGATACCCTGAAGCCACTAGCAATTGAACTGAGCTTGCCACACATCGAGGGCAACCTAACAACTGCAAAGAGCAAGGTCCATACACCTGCATCAAGTGGCATTGAGTCTTGGGTGTGGCAGCTGGCCAAGGCTTATGTTGCTGTTAATGACTCCGGTTGGCACCAGCTTATCAGCCACTG GCTCAACACACATGCTGTGATGGAGCCCTTCGTGATCGCTACAAACCGCCAGCTCAGTGTGACACACCCTGTGTACAAGCTCCTCCAGCCACACTATCGCGACACGATGACAATCAATGCATTGGCACGCCAGACACTCATCAACGGCGGTGGCATTTTCGAACAAACTGTCTTTCCTGGCAAACATGCTCTGGCAATGTCTTCAGCAGTTTACAAGAACTGGAACTTCACGGAACAGGGCCTTCCGGATGATCTAATAAAGAG AGGCATTGCCATCAAGGACCCATCAAGCCCATCCAAGGTGAAGCTACTGATCAAGGACTACCCTTATGCAACAGATGGCCTGGCGATCTGGCAAGCAATCGAGCAGTGGGTCACTGAGTACTGTGCCATCTACTACCCAAACGATGGTGTCCTCCAGGGAGATGTGGAGCTGCAAGCATGGTGGAAGGAGGTGCGGGAAGTCGGGCATGGTGATCTCAAGGACGCGGACTGGTGGCCCAAGATGCAGAGCTTGCCTGAGCTCACCAAGGCCTGCACCACAATCATCTGGATTGCATCAGCACTACACGCAGCCGTCAATTTCGGGCAGTACCCATACGCGGGCTATCTTCCAAACCGTCCGACCATAAGCCGGCGGCCGATGCCCGAGCCGGGTTCCAAGGAGTACACAGAGCTGGACGAGAACCCAGAGAAGTTCTTCATCCGCACCATCACCAGCCAATTCCAAACCATTCTCGGTGTCTCGCTCATTGAGATTCTATCAAAGCACTCAACGGATGAGATCTATCTTGGGCAGCGTGACACGCCAGAGTGGACATCAGACCCCAAGGCACTGGAAGCATTCAAGAGGTTCAGCAGGCAGCTGGTGGAGATTGAGAGCAAAGTGTTGAACATGAACAAGGACCCCCTGCTCAAGAACCGGGTCGGTCCAGCCAATTTCCCCTACACACTGATGTTCCCCAACACGTCAGACAATAAGGGGGCAGCTGAGGGGATCACTGCCAGGGGCATCCCCAATAGCATCTCAATATGA